From the uncultured Trichococcus sp. genome, one window contains:
- a CDS encoding FliA/WhiG family RNA polymerase sigma factor, whose translation MQNIEDREATILKYVPLVEKVVRHIGLSHSDYEKSDLVNIGVIGLMDAIDKYDEDKKVPFENYAFIRIKGAIIDEIRRNGPVSRTGMNKLKDYRLAVESLQHSFKRIPTEEEICQKLQITAKQLGQVYDTASYLATQSLEKMIFNDEGNGVELGDMLVDAHALSVEEELLRNEQMEALKGAIGRLKEREQLILQLYYVEKLPLKEIAFILEVSVPRVSQIHGKMILKLKEEMRRDDLD comes from the coding sequence ATGCAAAATATAGAGGACAGAGAAGCCACCATATTGAAGTACGTGCCTCTAGTCGAAAAAGTGGTCCGACACATTGGATTGAGTCATTCTGATTACGAGAAGAGCGATTTGGTGAATATCGGTGTCATCGGGCTCATGGATGCCATCGATAAATACGACGAAGACAAGAAAGTCCCTTTTGAAAATTATGCATTCATTCGGATCAAAGGGGCCATAATCGATGAGATTCGCCGTAATGGCCCGGTTTCCCGAACAGGGATGAATAAACTAAAGGATTACCGGCTTGCGGTGGAGTCGCTTCAGCACAGTTTTAAAAGGATACCCACTGAAGAGGAAATATGCCAAAAACTTCAGATTACTGCCAAACAATTGGGCCAAGTATATGATACGGCATCCTATCTGGCTACCCAGTCATTGGAAAAAATGATCTTTAATGATGAGGGCAATGGCGTAGAATTGGGGGATATGCTTGTCGATGCGCATGCCCTTTCCGTTGAGGAAGAGCTGCTGAGGAACGAGCAAATGGAAGCCTTGAAAGGCGCAATCGGTCGCTTGAAGGAACGCGAGCAATTGATTCTGCAACTGTATTATGTGGAAAAACTGCCGCTCAAGGAAATTGCGTTCATACTGGAAGTTTCTGTTCCCCGAGTTTCACAGATCCACGGGAAAATGATATTGAAATTGAAAGAAGAAATGAGGAGGGACGATCTTGATTAG